A portion of the Chryseobacterium tructae genome contains these proteins:
- a CDS encoding Lrp/AsnC family transcriptional regulator — translation MPTENYTPDEKDLSILRLLQKDAKMSVRDISTRINLSSTPTHERIKRMEKLGIIKEYTAVVDRKKVNKGMMVICMIALNVHNKKTAGKFIEEVGKLKEVVEFYNISGDFDFMLKILAPNMDEFHEFFINKLSEIEGIGQTKSIFVMSSIKESAQIL, via the coding sequence ATGCCAACAGAAAATTATACCCCAGACGAAAAAGACCTTTCTATCCTACGGCTTCTTCAGAAAGACGCAAAGATGAGTGTACGTGATATTTCTACCAGGATCAACCTAAGTTCAACCCCCACTCATGAGCGCATTAAACGTATGGAAAAACTGGGTATCATTAAGGAATACACAGCTGTAGTAGATCGCAAAAAAGTAAACAAGGGGATGATGGTCATCTGTATGATTGCTTTAAATGTTCACAATAAAAAAACTGCTGGAAAATTCATTGAAGAAGTAGGAAAATTAAAGGAAGTTGTTGAGTTCTATAACATCAGTGGAGATTTCGACTTCATGCTTAAGATCCTTGCTCCCAACATGGATGAATTTCACGAATTTTTCATTAACAAACTATCTGAAATTGAAGGAATTGGCCAAACAAAAAGCATTTTCGTCATGAGCAGCATTAAAGAAAGTGCTCAAATCTTATAA
- a CDS encoding efflux RND transporter periplasmic adaptor subunit: protein MFKIEDQIFGEQLKSAQAALITAQANLASSRIDLDRKKELFKNKMVSDIQVKEAEAAYNAARGAVSQSTSSIESAKINLNFSTIKAPVSGFIGRFNYRLGSLMTPSNQEPITLLSDIHQVYTYFSLSESDFNNFQKQYVGSNINEVIKNTPAVSLQLSAGEKYAETGRIDAVEGQFNKTTGSITLRAKFNNPNNLLRSGNTGKILLDQFYSNVVLLPIASTRTIQDKVFVFTIKNGKAEMLPIEVNGKAGDNFIVTKGLKAGDQYIVSGFDRLQPGTPVVAQKKNAQQKKS, encoded by the coding sequence TTGTTTAAAATTGAAGATCAAATCTTCGGTGAGCAATTAAAAAGTGCACAGGCAGCATTGATTACAGCACAGGCAAATCTCGCAAGTTCAAGAATTGATCTAGACCGAAAAAAGGAACTATTTAAAAATAAGATGGTTTCCGATATTCAGGTGAAAGAAGCAGAAGCAGCTTACAATGCAGCTAGAGGTGCTGTAAGCCAATCCACATCATCAATTGAATCTGCGAAAATTAATCTTAATTTTTCAACTATTAAAGCTCCGGTAAGCGGATTTATCGGGAGATTCAACTATCGTTTAGGAAGTTTGATGACTCCAAGTAATCAGGAGCCCATTACCCTGTTATCTGATATCCACCAAGTGTATACTTATTTTAGTCTGAGTGAAAGTGACTTTAATAATTTCCAGAAACAATATGTAGGAAGCAATATTAATGAGGTTATTAAGAATACTCCGGCAGTATCTCTTCAGCTTTCTGCAGGTGAAAAATATGCAGAAACAGGAAGAATTGATGCTGTTGAAGGGCAGTTTAACAAGACTACCGGCTCTATTACTTTAAGAGCAAAATTCAATAACCCGAATAACCTTCTGAGAAGTGGAAATACAGGAAAGATCTTATTGGATCAGTTCTATAGCAATGTTGTTTTGCTTCCTATAGCATCTACCAGAACTATTCAGGATAAGGTTTTCGTATTCACCATCAAAAATGGAAAAGCAGAAATGCTTCCTATTGAAGTCAATGGAAAAGCGGGCGATAATTTTATCGTTACCAAAGGGCTAAAAGCGGGCGATCAGTATATCGTTTCCGGTTTCGACAGGTTGCAGCCGGGAACTCCTGTAGTGGCACAAAAGAAAAATGCTCAACAGAAAAAATCGTAA
- a CDS encoding MFS transporter → MDTRKNIILILASVGTFVEALDIAIINLTIPSIQEQFHIGAGTVQWLQTLYVLFFGGFLIIGGKLSDQIGRKKIFLLGALIFMLTSLGAGLSESFNVLAVFRALQGLGAALVMPAALSIVTNTFREEQERNRAIGIFSSFAAIGSGSGLSVGGIISTYLSWHWVFLINVPILLVTLILSYYYLPSDEKNETPQKTDIISGMLMVLGLLSLTYGTHELVHIKEQPFLVIGSLVAAVVLLIMVFFRLRTVAEPLFDLKLFRHGSLVVSNAAFFMLGAFFIGFLFLISLMLQKDMGYSAASAGLMLVPFSVLSALTAKFILPHISKRLSSSQMGVLGWSFMLAGGILLLISVYTGHPLTIVLLGSACISGVGMTFCFTALSVMGIQDVEPAHYGLASSLTSTTYFLGAGIGLSFMTLMSQVFPSEFAVGSLNLIVLISYAILALGMLFYFILKSLKVKQTEIAVS, encoded by the coding sequence ATGGATACAAGGAAAAATATAATATTAATTTTAGCATCGGTTGGAACTTTTGTAGAGGCTTTGGATATTGCCATTATTAATTTAACAATTCCTTCTATTCAAGAACAGTTTCATATTGGAGCAGGAACGGTACAATGGCTTCAAACATTGTATGTGCTGTTCTTTGGTGGTTTTCTAATCATCGGTGGAAAACTTTCTGATCAGATTGGGAGAAAGAAAATATTTTTATTGGGAGCGCTTATTTTTATGTTGACCTCATTAGGAGCAGGACTTTCCGAAAGCTTCAATGTGCTAGCTGTATTTCGTGCTTTGCAGGGATTAGGAGCGGCACTTGTGATGCCTGCGGCTTTATCAATTGTAACCAACACTTTCAGGGAGGAACAGGAAAGGAATCGTGCGATTGGAATATTTAGTTCCTTTGCGGCGATTGGTTCGGGAAGTGGTCTTTCGGTAGGAGGGATTATCAGTACCTATTTAAGCTGGCATTGGGTTTTTCTTATTAATGTTCCGATTCTTTTGGTCACCTTAATCTTGTCCTATTATTATTTACCAAGTGACGAGAAAAATGAGACTCCACAGAAAACAGATATTATCTCCGGAATGTTAATGGTGCTTGGGCTTTTGAGTCTTACCTATGGAACGCATGAATTGGTTCACATTAAAGAACAGCCATTCTTGGTAATAGGTTCTTTAGTAGCAGCGGTAGTATTGCTGATTATGGTATTCTTCAGATTGAGAACTGTTGCTGAACCATTATTTGATTTAAAATTATTCAGACATGGTTCATTGGTAGTTTCTAATGCTGCTTTCTTTATGTTGGGAGCGTTTTTTATCGGGTTTTTATTCCTGATTTCATTAATGCTCCAGAAAGATATGGGATATAGTGCAGCTTCGGCAGGATTGATGCTTGTTCCATTCAGTGTCTTATCGGCTTTGACAGCTAAATTTATTTTACCCCATATTTCAAAACGATTGAGTTCATCTCAAATGGGAGTATTGGGATGGTCTTTTATGTTAGCTGGTGGAATACTTTTATTGATTTCTGTCTATACAGGACATCCTTTAACCATTGTTTTATTAGGGTCGGCTTGTATCTCGGGAGTAGGAATGACGTTTTGCTTTACAGCGCTTTCTGTGATGGGAATTCAGGATGTTGAACCTGCTCATTACGGATTGGCATCAAGTTTGACTTCTACTACTTACTTCCTTGGAGCGGGGATTGGATTATCGTTCATGACTTTAATGAGTCAGGTTTTTCCTTCAGAATTTGCAGTGGGAAGCCTGAATCTGATTGTACTGATCAGTTATGCTATTTTAGCCCTTGGAATGTTATTTTATTTTATATTGAAAAGCTTAAAAGTGAAGCAGACAGAAATAGCTGTTTCCTGA
- the mnmE gene encoding tRNA uridine-5-carboxymethylaminomethyl(34) synthesis GTPase MnmE: MNNDTICALATANGIGALGIIRVSGNDVLPIVQKSFPAKKLEKQKSHTIHYGYFMDGEEAIDEIMLSIFLAPKSFTTENSVEIAFHGSPHIGKRILETLIKNGARMAKAGEFTLRAFINGRIDLSQAEAIADVIASENEASRKVAINQLKGGITNEISLLRTDLLNFVSLIELELDFAEEDVEFADRTALNGLLDKIDVKLKSLIESFQYGNAIKNGTAVAIIGKPNAGKSTLLNALLKEERAIVSNIAGTTRDTIEEVLHIKGHAFRLIDTAGLRETVDEIEAIGVKKAKEKVENANILVYLADAATENFSEDIEMIQSLLREDLKLIICTTKIDEVTPTKYDTVEDIFRKAISHEFDFIKISAVENQNIQDLTNELSSYVEQLKSEENNVVITNQRHFEALQKSLDAVNKVKEAISFQISTELLAYELRNALEHLGEISGEVTNDEVLGNIFSKFCIGK; this comes from the coding sequence ATGAATAACGATACTATTTGTGCACTGGCTACAGCCAATGGAATAGGTGCTTTAGGCATTATCAGAGTTTCCGGAAATGATGTTTTACCCATAGTTCAGAAAAGCTTTCCAGCAAAAAAACTGGAAAAACAGAAGTCCCATACCATTCACTACGGTTATTTTATGGATGGTGAGGAAGCAATTGACGAAATTATGCTTTCTATTTTCCTGGCACCGAAAAGTTTTACTACAGAAAATTCTGTGGAGATTGCTTTTCACGGCTCACCGCATATTGGAAAACGTATTCTTGAAACCCTTATTAAAAATGGAGCCAGAATGGCTAAAGCCGGAGAATTTACCCTTCGTGCTTTTATCAATGGAAGAATTGACCTTTCTCAGGCAGAAGCGATTGCGGATGTGATTGCTTCAGAAAATGAAGCTTCCCGAAAGGTAGCCATCAATCAATTAAAAGGTGGAATCACCAATGAAATATCGTTATTGAGAACCGATCTTCTGAATTTTGTTTCTCTTATAGAGCTGGAGTTAGATTTCGCAGAAGAGGATGTAGAATTTGCGGACAGAACTGCTTTAAACGGATTATTAGATAAGATTGATGTGAAGCTTAAATCTCTTATTGAAAGCTTCCAGTATGGAAATGCCATTAAAAATGGTACCGCTGTTGCTATCATCGGAAAGCCCAATGCAGGAAAGTCTACTCTACTGAATGCTTTGTTAAAAGAAGAAAGAGCGATTGTAAGTAATATTGCGGGAACCACAAGAGATACTATTGAAGAGGTTCTTCATATTAAAGGCCACGCCTTCCGCTTGATTGATACTGCCGGATTGCGTGAAACAGTGGATGAAATTGAAGCGATTGGAGTAAAAAAGGCTAAAGAAAAGGTTGAAAATGCGAATATTCTAGTCTATCTGGCTGATGCCGCTACAGAAAACTTCTCTGAGGACATTGAAATGATCCAGTCATTATTAAGAGAAGATTTGAAATTAATCATCTGTACAACGAAAATCGACGAAGTTACTCCAACAAAATACGATACGGTAGAAGATATCTTCAGAAAGGCTATTTCTCATGAATTTGACTTCATTAAGATTTCTGCTGTTGAGAACCAAAATATTCAGGATCTTACAAATGAATTATCTTCTTACGTTGAACAATTAAAATCGGAAGAAAATAATGTAGTCATTACCAACCAACGTCACTTTGAGGCTTTACAAAAGTCTTTAGATGCTGTCAATAAGGTAAAAGAAGCCATTTCTTTCCAGATATCCACAGAATTATTGGCCTATGAGCTGAGAAATGCCCTGGAACACCTTGGAGAAATCTCAGGAGAGGTTACCAACGATGAAGTATTGGGGAATATTTTTTCTAAGTTTTGTATCGGAAAGTAG
- a CDS encoding helix-turn-helix transcriptional regulator: MNLIFILIGVSVLITGAILFLLNRKYKKEDKLSGKANTLTFSPKERISKEDFAELLDLAKTNDLKFIKRFEEINPDLFQSILKINSQLTKSELSLCAMIWLGFSSKDIADFTFIQHRSVQTKKGRLRKKLNIPSETDLYSFFTSL; encoded by the coding sequence ATGAATCTCATCTTTATTCTTATCGGAGTATCCGTTCTTATTACAGGAGCTATTTTATTTTTACTGAACAGAAAATACAAAAAAGAGGATAAGCTCTCTGGAAAAGCCAATACTTTAACGTTTTCCCCAAAGGAAAGGATATCGAAGGAAGATTTCGCAGAATTATTAGATCTTGCTAAAACTAATGATCTTAAGTTTATCAAAAGATTTGAAGAAATTAATCCTGATCTATTTCAGAGTATTTTAAAAATCAATTCGCAATTGACAAAATCAGAACTCTCTTTATGCGCTATGATCTGGTTAGGTTTTTCCTCAAAAGACATTGCAGATTTTACTTTTATACAGCATAGATCTGTACAAACTAAAAAAGGCAGACTCAGAAAAAAACTCAATATTCCTTCTGAAACAGATCTTTATAGTTTCTTTACATCCCTCTAA
- a CDS encoding helix-turn-helix transcriptional regulator, with protein MYKRLQFYLDELRSLNNKEKDNYYFNEMIWHHFSLVIYEIDNYFKKIEKPHLVTPREDELTTSFFKLVQKHFKEEHNVQFYADKLFISRKYLTKVINKTMFKTPRDIIHQVLAVEARLLLRNPNLNINEVAVKLRFSDQASFSKFFKKHTGRSPLEYRKDDLY; from the coding sequence TTGTATAAAAGGTTACAGTTCTATCTTGACGAATTACGGTCGCTTAATAATAAGGAGAAAGATAATTATTACTTTAATGAAATGATCTGGCATCACTTTTCGTTGGTTATTTATGAGATTGATAATTATTTTAAAAAAATTGAAAAACCACATTTGGTTACCCCTAGAGAGGATGAGTTAACGACCAGTTTTTTTAAGCTTGTTCAGAAACACTTCAAAGAAGAGCACAATGTTCAGTTCTATGCAGATAAGTTGTTTATCAGCCGGAAGTATCTTACCAAAGTGATCAATAAAACGATGTTCAAAACGCCTCGGGATATTATTCATCAGGTATTGGCTGTAGAAGCCAGGTTGTTGCTCAGAAATCCAAACCTGAATATCAATGAGGTGGCTGTAAAGCTTAGGTTCTCAGATCAGGCTTCTTTTAGCAAGTTTTTTAAAAAACATACAGGGAGGTCTCCTTTGGAATATAGAAAAGATGATTTGTATTGA
- a CDS encoding metallophosphoesterase has product MRIQIISDLHQEFGRTELCFDNADVIVLAGDVNLGTKGIEWIKETISDKPVIYVLGNHEYYKGSYPKTLHKIKAAAEDSHVFVLENSCVDIEGIRFHGATLWTDFSIFGNPVEYGMLCQSKMNDYKMIKRDPSYSKMRTIDTFKIHQFSKIWLQESLETSKELTNIVVTHHAPSIQSVPEHYKEDPLTSAYASDLEEMILKYQPLYWIHGHIHTPCRYPIGNTEIVCNPHGYIDERYNGYEKELIIEV; this is encoded by the coding sequence ATGAGAATACAAATCATTAGTGATCTTCATCAGGAATTTGGCCGCACTGAATTGTGCTTTGATAACGCAGATGTTATTGTTCTGGCTGGAGATGTTAATTTAGGAACGAAGGGAATAGAGTGGATTAAAGAAACGATCTCTGATAAACCGGTTATTTATGTTCTGGGGAATCATGAATATTATAAAGGTTCATATCCTAAGACACTCCATAAAATAAAAGCGGCTGCTGAAGATTCTCATGTTTTTGTGCTCGAAAATTCATGTGTAGATATTGAGGGAATACGCTTTCATGGGGCTACATTATGGACTGATTTTTCAATCTTTGGAAATCCCGTGGAATATGGAATGCTTTGTCAATCAAAAATGAATGATTATAAAATGATCAAACGCGATCCATCTTATTCAAAAATGAGAACAATAGATACTTTCAAGATTCATCAGTTTTCAAAAATATGGTTGCAAGAGAGCTTGGAGACTTCAAAAGAACTTACAAATATAGTTGTTACCCATCATGCTCCAAGTATTCAATCTGTGCCGGAGCACTACAAAGAAGATCCATTGACTTCAGCTTATGCATCTGATCTAGAGGAAATGATCCTTAAATATCAACCGTTATATTGGATTCATGGGCATATTCACACGCCGTGCAGGTATCCTATTGGAAATACAGAAATTGTTTGCAATCCTCATGGTTATATAGATGAAAGGTATAATGGGTATGAGAAGGAATTAATTATCGAAGTGTAA
- a CDS encoding NADP-dependent oxidoreductase, producing MKALQLISYGDLNDSLAFNETAKPEILPNDVLIEVYAASVNPIDKLFIIGNLKNSQPLDLPAMIGFDVSGVVVDKGSEANEFEIGDEVYSRVAQRRFGTIAEYIAVDSGIVADKPTNITFEEAASLPLIALTSIQSLERVGIKEGDKVLIHAGSGGVGSLPSNLPRLGVRMSIQQPVLKIWTG from the coding sequence ATGAAAGCATTGCAACTAATATCTTATGGCGATCTTAATGATAGCCTTGCTTTTAATGAAACTGCCAAGCCTGAGATACTGCCCAATGATGTACTTATTGAAGTATATGCAGCTTCTGTAAATCCAATTGATAAATTATTTATTATCGGAAACTTAAAAAATTCCCAGCCTTTGGATCTGCCGGCAATGATTGGTTTTGATGTCAGCGGAGTCGTTGTTGACAAAGGCAGTGAAGCTAATGAATTTGAAATTGGGGATGAGGTCTACTCCCGGGTAGCACAGCGGCGTTTTGGAACAATTGCGGAATATATTGCTGTTGACAGTGGTATAGTCGCAGACAAACCAACTAATATTACGTTTGAGGAAGCCGCCAGCCTTCCGCTCATTGCTCTTACTTCGATTCAGTCTTTAGAACGGGTGGGTATAAAGGAAGGCGACAAAGTTCTGATCCACGCGGGATCAGGTGGTGTGGGCAGTTTGCCATCCAATTTGCCAAGACTAGGGGTGCGTATGTCTATACAACAACCAGTACTGAAAATCTGGACTGGGTAA
- a CDS encoding zinc-binding dehydrogenase has protein sequence MQFAKTRGAYVYTTTSTENLDWVKELGADRVIDYKTEDYRTIATDLDIVFDTLGRNYTEEAFEVIKKGGRVVSIVGPMDEETAEHFGIPNYKLPANLSQAIENKDATYKMVIMKPDGGQLAWLKIAVEEGMIKPVVDTVYPFSESIKAFEHLASGRSKGKIVIKVK, from the coding sequence ATCCAATTTGCCAAGACTAGGGGTGCGTATGTCTATACAACAACCAGTACTGAAAATCTGGACTGGGTAAAAGAACTTGGTGCGGATCGTGTTATTGATTATAAGACAGAGGATTATAGAACCATTGCAACCGATCTCGACATTGTTTTTGATACTTTGGGAAGAAATTACACGGAGGAAGCCTTTGAGGTCATAAAAAAGGGAGGAAGAGTAGTCAGTATTGTGGGGCCAATGGACGAAGAAACAGCAGAGCATTTTGGGATTCCCAATTATAAGCTTCCGGCTAATCTTTCGCAGGCGATTGAAAATAAAGATGCTACCTATAAGATGGTGATCATGAAGCCTGACGGAGGGCAGTTGGCCTGGCTTAAAATAGCGGTGGAAGAGGGGATGATAAAGCCGGTTGTTGATACTGTATATCCTTTTTCAGAGAGTATTAAGGCTTTTGAACATTTGGCTTCTGGCAGATCAAAGGGGAAAATAGTCATCAAAGTAAAATAA